From Ictalurus punctatus breed USDA103 chromosome 2, Coco_2.0, whole genome shotgun sequence:
CTCCTGCCAACGAGGGACTCGGAATCACCAAGACACCTATCTGCTTACCAAAATAAGGGTCCTTAAATAATCGGGTAGCACTCATCCTATTGGTCTGCCGAAACCATATCCCAAGCAGAACCAATAGGACAGCCAAATCACTTACCCTGCCACATTTGGTaatcatttttgttgtttgtcgTTGCTGCCATCTACACCTGTAGGTTCATTATCATTCTTCACTaagacaagtttttttttttgtttttgttttttttttggttggagTTTCATAGTGTGGTTAAATTAGTAACACTAACTAGTAACACTGACTAGTGCAGTTAGTTGTATTCTACACTGAACACTTCCCTaagtaatgtaatttttatAACAACATAATTGAAATGTTCATACCTTCTTATCAAGTTCAATCTGCAcagtaattgtttttaattgtgtttGCTCAGTGTTTTTTGGTATCTGAGCTGGAGCTTTTTAACCCTGATTTTGTATAAATAATCCTCATGTATATGGAGCCCTATAACCTTCCTGAGAGCCCATTGTTACATATTGAACCAATATTCAGcagttttgtaaatattaagtaaacaggaagaaaaagTGCTGTAGATGTACTGAGTTTTGCTGGAGGTCGAGTTTGACAGAAAACAGAATTCATGAAGTTTGAATAAggctatttatattatatactgtatattcatatcattatattcagttccacaagtttgtgtaagTGTAATGAAAACTGATCCACGGCTACATCCACTCAGACTGCTAACTGTGTGAGTCCTGAAAAAGTGAATTCAGTAATGATAATTGCAAGGAGTGTTAGGAAACATTCACAAAAGCTAGGTTAGAAATACACATTCATTCCAGTCGGATGCATCGATtctcattcttttatttttacccgAACTCAGCAGACTTTAAAAGTCACAAACAAGAACAGATATAGGAGTCTTCTTACACGAAACAGGATGATGATAAAAGCCTTCTACATTCATTTCTTATTCTGATATAAGAATGATACACATAAGATATAAAATGATGCGTACACTCTAAATACTTCTGCAAGATTATCCATCGGCAATTGTTAATGATTAACACACAAAGTAAATGAGGAACAATACCCTTAgctaacataaataaatgtaatgcaataCTCTGGaaaccccgccccctttcccCCATACATGCATATATCTGAATCTGCTATTTacttgaaaaaaacaaagaaaaacatgaaaaacaacaatttggGGAAAAACGTGCTTACCATGGtgtgtatttaataaatgttttcattattattattattatataatatctgAGCGTGtatctatgtatatattgtGTGGATTAGTTTGTTATAACGCTGGCATATTCAGTGTTGTCTGCAGCGTTGATCTGGACCCGTGCTGCTCCGGCTGTGTTCACGTGGGTTACAGTAGAGTAAGTAACATCAGGTTCAGTCTGTGGAAAGACAGAACATGAAAATtatacatataacacacacgTTATACAATTATACATATAACACAAGCAATGTGTTACTTGCTTCTTGCTTTCCAGGAAGCAAGTAAAATCATTTAAAGAAACAAATTTCCAAAtctgatttctttctttacacCATGTGTTGTTCTGATAAAACCAGCAgaagatattttcctataactcaCTGTTCAGTGAAAGCATGTGTGGTtcatgtgtgttacctgcagtgTATCACAAATACAACTAAACCTCTAAAGGTAGAAACAAATCTGCTATAACTGTTACTGTAGAAGCCATGCAGAATTAAATGGAGATTAAATTAGAAAAACAATGCAGCTGAGCTCAGGCCTGCATGTACATTAACCTGATCCTTCTGCTTTACTTCACAGTCCGGACGTCCTTCAGTAATCACGTTCTCTCCACATCTTCCCCCTAAAGAGAAAAGACCTCAGAAATCACACCTCTGGTGGAAACTACACAATTTCACTATTTGAAGTAATCAGGTAAAAGTGTGGAGGCTGCTGTTCTGCTTCAACTCACATACATTAACACTGAGTGATGGAAAGAACCACATTTTAAACTTTATGTTGCAGTGAAAGTATCTTACTGAAGTACTGACTAACTGGCCTTGATCTGACTTCCAAAAGGAAATATGTGAAATTGTACTGAGGGAAAAAACCTCCACAAAATCACAAATCAGTTATTAGTTAATCACtctgtgtgcacgtgtgtgtgtgtgtgtgtgtgtgtgtgtgtgtgtgtgtgtgtgtgtgtgtgtgtgtgtgtgtgtgtgttgtaccttTACGTCTCCAACAAATAAATGCCACTACACCGGGTATCACCAACAATAAAACCGCCAGAATACCGaaaactgtgtaataaaacacaccaaaatgttaataaatgtaataatacagatgtgtattttcattgctgatgaaaagttttggcacctagAGGGAGgctgctgtgtgtttgctgtttatCTTGTTCCAGTGCTGTTGAGGATGATGCAGGTGGAGAGTTTGTTGTTTTACTCTGCGACGGTTCTGATGAAGTTTCTCTTTTTCCTACTGAAAAGACAAAACTTATTGAAactaatgactgtttttatcacTGTTAGTAATATGGCACATGACACTGGAGTAAAGCATGCTCACAGTCATTAATGAAAACATGTACCTTTAACAGATAATCTGACATCTCTGCTATCAGCCTGTACAGAACATCTGTAGTCTCCCTGGTCCTCTTCAGTCAGGTCTGATATGAGTAGAGAGAGGTTTCCTGGAGCGTTGTTACTGACCAGTTTGACTCTGTTTCTGTGACGTCCAGTCTGTTCAGGGTAAATTTCCTGAAAGTGACTGATTCCAGTTGCTGGTATTGAAAACTCCCATTTTACAGACATTGGTTTGTCCTGTAGGTCAGTGCAGACACAGGGCAGAACTACAGACTCTCCTGTGAACACAGTCATATGCTCTATCCCTGTCTTCTTCACCAGCTCACAGCctgtaaacataacatttacagttaATAATAGAAGTACTGCAATTATTAATATTCCCTGCTTGTAAATCACAACATTTTCTGCTGCAAACAGAAGAGATTTTTAAAGGATGAGCCAATCACCTGTTTAAATTCTCTACATGAATCCAATATCAGGACTCTGATACCCAACACTGAACTTATACtggcttatttttattttaattactgaTAAATCTTTAATAATCTTTAATGATTCCATTTCAGATAATGATGCTCTTTTAATTGGAAATAATAATCCCAATTAAGATATATACcttacataaaaacaaaaaatagtttttaacaTGCATGTTTATGGCATGTGGCATGTAccttatattataaataaagttaagagATTACTTAAGGGGACATCTTCATATGGCTACATGACACCTACATAAACCCGTCATAACAACTGAAATGaacctaaataaatatttatgaagacaTGTATTTAAAAGACTTCCTAAAGCGTCAGCTGATGTACAGACTGTGTTTATCAATGTTCATGTTAAGTTGATATAACAACTAGTCTAGTGACAGATTTCTGTAGACATTAAATGGTGTTATGATGCTTTCCAGGTTGACTTTCTTTACATCATTATGTAAAATGTGTTATGTAAATTTTCTCTGACTGTAAATTAGAGTGAGTTTGGTTTTAATGATTCATGTCATTAAAATTAATTCTGATGTATCAGATATTAACCTAACTTAAAAACTGACAAAACAAGGTGACTTTGATACTTACTGAAGCCTTATGTCAGTTGTAATacacatataaaacacacatatttaacaaagatatgttTTTTGGAtacacctgtgttgtgtttgcaattgtttgatatccatgagagcagataatttttgtgatttttttttttaacaa
This genomic window contains:
- the LOC108280129 gene encoding junctional adhesion molecule-like — protein: MMKCLYLLSVVFHVAAGCSLSGDNLRQITEIYRHKGGSVLFPCSCSDLNTKPQKFTWESFRTGRLTEVLNDEHYRDRLQLFNYSSPANLSLLISDLREEDHGVYRCSTEKDHRDIRLNVKGCELVKKTGIEHMTVFTGESVVLPCVCTDLQDKPMSVKWEFSIPATGISHFQEIYPEQTGRHRNRVKLVSNNAPGNLSLLISDLTEEDQGDYRCSVQADSRDVRLSVKVGKRETSSEPSQSKTTNSPPASSSTALEQDKQQTHSSLPLVFGILAVLLLVIPGVVAFICWRRKGGRCGENVITEGRPDCEVKQKDQTEPDVTYSTVTHVNTAGAARVQINAADNTEYASVITN